The following DNA comes from Amycolatopsis albispora.
CACGCCGAGCGCGCGCAGGGCGTCCACCTGGTCCTGCATCAGCGCGATCAGCGGCGAGATGACCACCCCGACCCCGTCGCGGACCAGCGCCGGGATCTGGTAGCACAGCGACTTGCCGCCACCGGTCGGCATCAGCACCAGCGCGTCCCCGCCGCCGGTGACCTGCTCGATGATCTCCTGCTGCGGCCCGCGGAACGAGTCGTAGCCGAAGACCCGCCGCAGTACCTCGGCGGGTTCGCTCACGGAGAGTCCGGATGCGGTCATGGGGGGATCCTAGGGGTGCGAGGGGCGGCTGACCCCCACTGCCTACCACCCCGCCCCGTCAAAACCGCGCCGGGTGCGCCCGGTTCAGGCTTTCGCGGTGCGCAGCGGCGCGCCGACCTCGTGCAGGTGCTCCAGCACGTACCGGTACGACCGCATCAGGCCGCACTGGGCGTACGGGATGCCGCGTTCGGCGCAGAACTGCCGCACGATCGGCTGCGCGCGGCGCAGGTTCGGCCGCGGCATGTGCGGGAACAGGTGGTGCTCGATCTGGTAGTTCAGCCCGCCGAGCGCGAAGTCCACCCAGAAGCCGCCGCGCACGTTGCGTGCGGTGAGCACCTGCTTGCGCAGGAAGTCCTTCGACTCCGCCTCGGTGGGGTTCGGCATGCCCTTGTGGTTCGGCGCGAACGAGCAGCCCATGTACAGCCCCCACAGGCCCTGGTGGACCACCAGGAACACCACCGCGATGCCCGGCGAGAGCACCAGGAACACCGCACCGAGGTAGAGCGCGAAGTGCACGGCGAGCAGCGCGCCGTCGATCTTGCGCGAACGCACTTCGCCCTTCCAGATGGCGCGCACGCTCGACGCGTGCAGGTTCAGG
Coding sequences within:
- a CDS encoding fatty acid desaturase family protein, translating into MPTSLDTQHTLGDYAALSKLVRNAGLLERRRGYYLVKMGLTLLALAGAWVAFAHIGDSWWQLFVAAFMAIVFAQLAFIGHDAGHKQIFRRGKPNNAIGRLHGGLIGMSYGWWNKGHNQHHANPNHEHDDPDVNIDALAFTEGQARLKTGFTRWMAKYQAYLFFPLLLLEGLNLHASSVRAIWKGEVRSRKIDGALLAVHFALYLGAVFLVLSPGIAVVFLVVHQGLWGLYMGCSFAPNHKGMPNPTEAESKDFLRKQVLTARNVRGGFWVDFALGGLNYQIEHHLFPHMPRPNLRRAQPIVRQFCAERGIPYAQCGLMRSYRYVLEHLHEVGAPLRTAKA